The Myxococcaceae bacterium JPH2 nucleotide sequence GAGACGATGGCGTTGCTCACCATCCCCGTGCTGCTGGGCGCGCACTACTTCTTCCTCGCTTGGAGCACGAGCCTCGCGGGCGTGGGCGTCATCCTCGCCAGCCAAATCACCAGCGGACTGGTGCGCCCCCTCGTCAACGACACCCTCCACCGTCGCATCGAGTCCTTCCATCGCGCGACGGTGATGTCCTTCGCGGGCTTCTTCCAGAGCCTCGTGTTGATGGTGCTCTCGCCCCTCTTCGGCGTGCTGGCGGATCGACACTCGATGTCGGCGGCGCTCGGCGCGGAGGGCGTCTTCGTCTTCGTCTCCGGGCTCATCCCGCTGGCGATGCTCGCCATGCTGCCCCGTGAGTCCACTCCCCTCCAACCCACTCCCGCGGCGAGCCCCGCTGGAACTGGAGGCTCCGCGTCATGAGCGAGCCCAGGATGTCCGCCGCACCGTCTCCCACGCCCTTGCAGCCCATGGAGCCGCGCGGCCTCGTGCCTCGCATGCCTTCGACCCCCACGGTGCCGCCCGACGCGCTCGTGCCTCACGGCCCCGTGGAGGGCTGCCGCTGGTGCGCGCGGAGCGCGGAGGACGAGGACGTGCGCTTGGGAGGTGAGTCCTTCGCGCTGCGCTCGGGCAGCACGCCGTCGCGAGGCATGGAGCACGTGCTCTTTCCGCGCGCCGCCTGGGGACAGCACCTCACGCGCGCGCGCCTGACGCAGGTGCTCGACTTCGTGGCCACGCGGCTGGGGACGTCCTGGACCGCCCGCTTCACGCCCGAAGGCGAGGGCCCCGCGCACTTCCAGGTCCGCCTGGGACAGAGCGCCGAGCCACTGCGCGTCCACGTCGCCACCACCGAGGTTCCGCTCTCCCTGCCCGTGCAGCGAGGCCGCGCGTCCGCGGGGCTCGTGCGCGGCTGGGGCCATGGCGCGATGGTGGTGAAGGCGGACGGCGCGGAGCCGGCCGTGACGCTCGGCTGGGACCTCATCGAGCACCTGCTCGTGGAGAACGTGCCGCACCAGGTGTTCGCGTGGCGCGAGGAGACGGGCATCGTGCTCGCGGTGCTCACGCGCCTCACCGAGGAGGCGCTGGAGACGCACTATCGACAGTCCCTGCGCGGCGTGGCCACGGCGCAGCGTCGTGATGGCCAGCGCGCCTTCTCCGAGCGGCTGCGCCTGGGCTCGAGCGGCCTGTGGGTGGCGCTGGGCGATCTCGACAAGCTCCAGTGCCTCAATCGGCTCTACGGTCGGCGGCTGGTGGGTGACGAGAGCCACGGCATGATTCGCCGACTCTTCGAGCGACTGGATGCCGTGGCCCGACGCGACGGCGCGTGCTTCTACCGCTACCTGTCGGGTGATGAGTTCGGCGTCATCTCGCGGCCCGGGGCGACGGCCTCCGAGTTCGGCCGCACGTTGGAGTCCATGCGCGCCTCCGCGCGGGAGCTGGCGCGAGAGCTGACCGTGCTGCGCGTCACCGGCGTGGAGGGCTGCGAGCAGGACGTGGGCGAGCTGCCCTCGGTGGCCGCGTGGCTCGCCGAGCCCAATGGCGGCCTGCGCCTCCTGGTCTGGAAGCACCCGGAAGCGGGCGCGGAGCAGACGCGTTCCGAGTGGGAGACCCGGCTGCGCGCACGCCATGGAGACGGCGTGGAGGTGCGCTCGCATCCCTTCCAGGACGGTGTCCTCTGGGCCCCCACGCTCTCGCTGGGCGCCACGCCCGCGCCCGATGTCCCTGGCACCGAGCAGGAGCGGTTCGCCCAGGCCATGGCGCTGGCCACCGCGCTGTGCAAGCAGGCCAAGACGCGGCGGGACTGCCTGGTGTTGGTGGAGCATCCGCCTCAGGACACGGAGGACGGCGAGAAGGACTCGGCCATCCTCCAGCCGGACTCGCGGGCGCTGCTGCACTGGCTCCACGGCGAGGGCGCGCTGTCGCTTCCTCGCGAGCTGCGCGACCCGGTGACGGGGCTGTGGAGCCAGGAGGCGCTGGAGGGCGAACTGCTGGGGACAGGGCTCGCGACGCGGGACACGTTCATCCAGCTCACGGACAGCGCGTACACCTCGGCGCGCTTCATCGAGCAGGAGCACCGCCCCATCAAGTGGGGGCCTGACCATGGCGGCAAGTCCATGGGCGCGCGCATCATGGCCGTGAACGAGTTCTATGGCTTCGACGCGGGCTCGGAGGCCATCCAGCTCGTCGCCGCTGCGGTCCTGAAGCACCTGCGGCCCGCCTGGCGCGAGCGGGTGCGCGTGTCTCGCGCGCCTCCCGACAAGGTGCAGGTGTGGCTCGCGGTGCCCGCCTCCGCGCGGGAGGTGCTCGACTTCCTGGACGACGTGCAGCGCGAGATGAACGCCGCGCTGAAGCCCGGACTGTTCGCGCGCCTCAAGGCAGTGCGCATCCAAGGCGAGCACGTGTCGCGTGGCGCGGAAGTGTTGGACATGGTGGATCCGCTGCGCTCGCTGGAAGAGACGGTGGACCTGGACGAGTCTCCGCGCGAGAAGCAGGAGACGGGCACGGGCAACGTGCTCGCCAGTCACGACATCCCACCGAGCGACACCGCGCGCCGCGGTGCCTTCCAGGCCGCCAGCGCGCGCTTCCTGGAGGCCCAGGCGCGAGAGTCCGCGGACGAGCTGCTGCGCGTCTACCGGGACCGCCGACCCGACACCTGGA carries:
- a CDS encoding AAA family ATPase: MSEPRMSAAPSPTPLQPMEPRGLVPRMPSTPTVPPDALVPHGPVEGCRWCARSAEDEDVRLGGESFALRSGSTPSRGMEHVLFPRAAWGQHLTRARLTQVLDFVATRLGTSWTARFTPEGEGPAHFQVRLGQSAEPLRVHVATTEVPLSLPVQRGRASAGLVRGWGHGAMVVKADGAEPAVTLGWDLIEHLLVENVPHQVFAWREETGIVLAVLTRLTEEALETHYRQSLRGVATAQRRDGQRAFSERLRLGSSGLWVALGDLDKLQCLNRLYGRRLVGDESHGMIRRLFERLDAVARRDGACFYRYLSGDEFGVISRPGATASEFGRTLESMRASARELARELTVLRVTGVEGCEQDVGELPSVAAWLAEPNGGLRLLVWKHPEAGAEQTRSEWETRLRARHGDGVEVRSHPFQDGVLWAPTLSLGATPAPDVPGTEQERFAQAMALATALCKQAKTRRDCLVLVEHPPQDTEDGEKDSAILQPDSRALLHWLHGEGALSLPRELRDPVTGLWSQEALEGELLGTGLATRDTFIQLTDSAYTSARFIEQEHRPIKWGPDHGGKSMGARIMAVNEFYGFDAGSEAIQLVAAAVLKHLRPAWRERVRVSRAPPDKVQVWLAVPASAREVLDFLDDVQREMNAALKPGLFARLKAVRIQGEHVSRGAEVLDMVDPLRSLEETVDLDESPREKQETGTGNVLASHDIPPSDTARRGAFQAASARFLEAQARESADELLRVYRDRRPDTWTASVNEDATAGAWTVVIGGAHGAGKNTLAERLTRAAGLSAYNVGDLKRRMAAVRGFPSVQRYGTSLDSGAARELDAFLDGLQAERVLQGGALLHSFFGPWVAAKLAPELARRGGRLLRVLLTCPLEERARRVQTRHAEGDDSGTVEEIHERLRARDAADLANLAKLAGAADAEALLHPERYDLVFDTSTLSADEIAARVLERLAADA